From Gimesia panareensis, the proteins below share one genomic window:
- a CDS encoding carboxypeptidase regulatory-like domain-containing protein — MLHAAEPAEETELTIKGIVVDAQDKPVANAQVLIDFSAQSFPDNSNIETKTDAQGRFTFKGKPLRLRGQTIQVSGPENHMAHFRLPWQDIEEDASLDKLRLQLKPPRRLILEVVDGAGKPLPGATTALLANYHGWGSQQTDQTGKTTYLLPQDLDIETIFAFSDGHGLDYRSYELSREQYGDQQAKRPEVPDHPIRLTLDGAQPLSIKVVDSAGKPLPGVEVAPWYLNKEGQPRDVNLSFFYNLIQAKTDQSGMVNFDWIPHWQQARITMWPRGNGYAHLRTMYDPEKDKGKLTMRLQKLVPLSGKVSLPDGSPAAGIPISASGEGYMIDSFRGATTTDDQGRYTIEAPPGMVYLVTAGNQKWAAAPQTGFALQPDQPRTSLDFQLRPATRLYGRVTTGKDNQPVEGQTIYSYQYGQDANNMKNVDLPNPEKSRKWVRPMVVRRTTTDKNGDFELFVGSGKFDLRGPSQNKIEKFDIKAETEKEFNFHTVRPEKSILNGTVVAGNPPQPVPAASIFGIYRYGLAGRDMHAITNKAGNFEVEREPHKVVVYACNKDKTLTGVVEIGPDDKTVTIPLQPSGSAFGTLIDGASGEPLKGRELQYGVRVHLGKDRFSAFRTAFGGNVTTDDVGRFELKDLVVGQKYNLSLVIRRDKNPANISWRTAGEVKVKDSQPVDLGEVEVQPKPKPYVPPTLDERIASAFGVTGTPLERYQKSERLGGLTSQYPMLLFGDPQSKAIKELMKLRYEDRDVRKELYSFLVMAVNDTGEKRAVAQALADKWNLKLDPQQFELLVTDTHGKQLAGITQSELTVDGKINQEKLLKFLKANQYPTRDANELLETALKQAKEQNKRVIVQETATWCGPCRLLSLYLDRERKIWERDYIWIKMDHRWTGTSEIMKKLRAGAQGGIPWWAILDADGKILATCNNDEEDGQNIGFPSSISDREHYQKMLEKTAIRLNSMEISELVEALKQKQD; from the coding sequence GTGTTACACGCCGCAGAGCCTGCTGAGGAGACCGAACTGACTATCAAAGGCATTGTCGTCGATGCACAGGACAAGCCCGTTGCCAATGCGCAGGTTTTGATCGATTTCTCAGCACAGAGCTTTCCCGACAATTCCAATATTGAGACGAAAACCGACGCCCAGGGCCGGTTCACCTTCAAAGGTAAACCCCTTCGCTTGCGCGGTCAGACCATCCAGGTGAGCGGCCCCGAAAACCACATGGCGCATTTTCGTCTCCCCTGGCAGGACATCGAAGAGGATGCCTCTCTGGACAAATTGCGCCTGCAACTCAAACCGCCGCGGCGTCTGATCCTGGAAGTAGTAGATGGTGCAGGAAAACCCCTGCCCGGAGCCACGACGGCCTTGCTCGCGAATTACCACGGCTGGGGCTCGCAACAGACCGATCAGACCGGCAAAACAACCTACCTGCTGCCTCAGGACCTGGATATTGAAACCATCTTCGCGTTCAGCGACGGGCACGGTCTCGACTACCGGTCTTATGAACTCTCGCGCGAACAATACGGCGATCAGCAGGCCAAACGGCCAGAGGTCCCCGACCATCCCATTCGCCTGACCCTGGATGGCGCACAGCCACTGTCAATCAAAGTCGTCGACAGCGCCGGTAAGCCGCTGCCCGGCGTCGAAGTCGCCCCCTGGTATCTCAACAAAGAAGGTCAGCCCCGCGATGTCAATCTCTCGTTTTTCTATAACCTGATTCAGGCGAAAACCGATCAATCAGGCATGGTCAATTTCGACTGGATCCCGCACTGGCAACAGGCACGCATTACCATGTGGCCCCGGGGGAACGGATACGCGCACCTCCGCACCATGTACGACCCGGAGAAAGACAAAGGCAAGCTGACCATGCGCCTGCAGAAACTCGTCCCCCTCTCAGGCAAGGTCTCTCTCCCCGATGGATCCCCGGCGGCAGGCATTCCAATATCTGCATCCGGTGAAGGCTACATGATCGATTCATTCCGCGGAGCAACAACTACCGACGACCAGGGACGCTATACCATTGAGGCACCACCGGGCATGGTTTACCTGGTGACCGCCGGAAATCAGAAATGGGCCGCCGCGCCTCAAACCGGCTTCGCCCTCCAGCCGGACCAGCCTCGCACCAGCCTCGACTTCCAGCTCCGCCCCGCCACCCGTTTGTATGGTCGCGTCACGACCGGCAAAGACAACCAGCCGGTCGAGGGACAGACGATCTACTCCTACCAGTACGGCCAGGACGCCAACAATATGAAAAACGTCGATCTGCCGAACCCGGAGAAGAGCCGGAAATGGGTGCGGCCCATGGTTGTTCGACGAACAACAACAGATAAAAACGGCGACTTTGAACTGTTTGTGGGCTCCGGCAAGTTCGATCTGCGCGGCCCGTCACAAAACAAGATCGAGAAATTTGATATCAAGGCAGAGACCGAAAAAGAATTCAATTTCCATACCGTCCGTCCGGAGAAAAGCATCTTGAACGGCACAGTCGTTGCAGGCAATCCTCCTCAGCCGGTGCCTGCTGCTTCGATCTTCGGCATTTATCGCTACGGTCTCGCGGGTCGCGACATGCATGCCATCACCAACAAAGCAGGGAATTTCGAAGTCGAACGCGAACCCCATAAGGTAGTCGTCTATGCCTGCAACAAAGATAAAACACTGACAGGCGTCGTGGAGATCGGACCGGACGACAAAACTGTGACCATCCCCCTCCAGCCCTCTGGATCAGCCTTCGGTACTCTGATTGACGGCGCCAGTGGGGAACCCTTGAAAGGCCGCGAACTTCAATACGGCGTCAGAGTCCACCTGGGTAAAGATCGTTTCTCTGCCTTCCGAACCGCTTTTGGGGGCAATGTGACCACGGATGATGTGGGACGCTTTGAGTTAAAGGATCTGGTCGTCGGGCAGAAGTACAATCTCTCGCTGGTCATCCGCCGGGACAAGAATCCGGCCAATATCTCCTGGCGTACGGCCGGTGAAGTGAAGGTGAAAGACAGCCAGCCGGTCGATCTGGGTGAAGTCGAAGTCCAGCCGAAGCCCAAACCATATGTCCCACCCACACTCGATGAACGCATCGCTTCCGCCTTTGGCGTCACAGGCACGCCCCTCGAACGTTATCAAAAAAGCGAACGCCTGGGCGGCCTCACCAGTCAGTATCCCATGTTGCTCTTCGGCGATCCCCAATCGAAAGCCATCAAAGAGTTGATGAAGCTCCGCTACGAAGACAGGGACGTTCGCAAAGAGCTCTATTCCTTCCTGGTGATGGCCGTGAATGACACGGGCGAGAAACGCGCAGTCGCCCAGGCCCTCGCCGACAAATGGAACCTCAAACTCGACCCGCAGCAGTTCGAACTGCTGGTCACAGACACGCACGGCAAACAGTTAGCAGGCATCACGCAGTCAGAGCTCACCGTCGACGGCAAAATCAATCAGGAGAAACTGCTCAAGTTCCTCAAAGCCAATCAGTACCCGACGCGCGACGCCAACGAGTTACTCGAAACCGCTCTCAAACAGGCGAAGGAACAGAACAAACGCGTTATCGTGCAGGAAACCGCCACCTGGTGTGGTCCCTGTCGGCTGCTTTCCCTCTACCTGGATCGGGAACGCAAAATCTGGGAGCGCGACTATATCTGGATCAAGATGGATCACCGCTGGACCGGCACCAGTGAAATCATGAAGAAACTCCGAGCCGGCGCACAAGGCGGAATCCCCTGGTGGGCCATCCTGGACGCCGACGGCAAAATCCTGGCAACCTGTAATAACGACGAAGAGGACGGTCAAAACATCGGCTTCCCCAGCTCAATCAGCGACCGGGAACACTACCAGAAAATGCTGGAGAAAACCGCGATCCGCCTCAACAGCATGGAAATCAGCGAACTCGTCGAAGCCCTGAAACAGAAACAGGACTGA